A genomic stretch from Ovis canadensis isolate MfBH-ARS-UI-01 breed Bighorn chromosome 5, ARS-UI_OviCan_v2, whole genome shotgun sequence includes:
- the LOC138440728 gene encoding zinc finger protein 879 isoform X6, with amino-acid sequence MATRLLPAQALVSVTFRDVAVFFSRDEWLCLDSAQRTLYQEVMLENYSTLFSLGILFSKPKVILQLEQGEDPWMVENGVSQSTYLGWESLFETRVSEEENQDVMNQLLGDGPFDFRLGKIYINEETLENQQSKENRALREVLVTIKKTCMKDKSFIGIDLGKNLDLKLSLIRKPRIVSRGRKPCSQQYSILFKQLGISTVRKCYKCNICGKIFLHSSSLSKHQRIHTGEKLYKCKECRKAFSQSSSLTQHLRVHTGEKPYICSECGKAFSFTTSLIGHQRMHTGERPYKCNECGKTFKGSSSLNNHQRIHTGEKPYKCNECGRTFSQCSSLIQHHRIHTGEKPYECSQCGKAFTSISRLSRHHRIHTGEKPFNCNECGKVFSYHSALIIHQRIHTGEKPYACKECGKAFSQSSALIQHQRIHTGEKPYKCNECGKAFSWISRLNIHNRIHTGEKPYNCKECGKAFSSHSAVNTHRKIHTGEKPYKCNDCEKAFNQSSALIQHQRIHTGEKPYNCKVCGKAFRQSSSLMTHMRIHTGEKPYKCKECGKAFSQSSSLTNHQRTHTGEKLLS; translated from the exons atggcCACAAGGTTGCTGCCAGCCCAGGCTCTG GTGTCTGTGACATTCAGGGATGTGGCTGTGTTCTTCAGCCGGGACGAGTGGCTGTGCCTAGACTCTGCGCAGAGAACCTTGTACCAGGAGGTGATGCTGGAGAACTACAGCACCCTGTTCTCTCTGG GGATTCTGTTTTCCAAACCAAAAGTTATCCTCCAGTTAGAACAAGGGGAAGACCCCTGGATGGTGGAAAATGGAGTTTCTCAAAGCACATATCTAG gaTGGGAGAGCTTGTTTGAAACCAGAgtttctgaagaagaaaatcaGGACGTAATGAATCAACTCTTAGGTGATGGTCCTTTTGACTTTAGGTTGGGAAAAATCTACATAAACGAGGAAACCTTAGAGAATCAACAAAGCAAAGAGAACAGAGCTTTGAGGGAAGTCTTAGTTACCATCAAGAAAACATGCATGAAGGACAAGAGCTTTATAGGTATTGACCTTGGGAAAAATCTTGATCTAAAATTATCACTTATTAGAAAACCCAGAATTGTTTCCAGAGGAAGGAAACCTTGTTCACAGCAGTATTCAATTCTATTTAAACAGCTGGGAATCAGCACAGTGCGTAAGTGTTACAAGTGTAATATCTGCGGGAAAATCTTCCTCCACAGTTCTTCCCTGAGTAAACATCAGAGAatccatactggagagaagctcTATAAATGTAAGGAATGTAGGAAAGCTTTTAGCCAAAGCTCATCTCTAACTCAGCACCtgagagttcatactggagagaagccttacaTATGTagtgaatgtggaaaagccttcagtttCACTACATCTCTCATTGGACATCAGAGAATGCACACTGGAGAGAGGCCCTATAAGTGTAATGAATGTGGAAAGACGTTTAAAGGTAGTTCATCCCTTAATAATcaccagcgaattcatactggagaaaagCCCTATAAGTGTAATGAATGTGGGAGAACCTTTAGCCAGTGCTCATCTCTTATTCAGCATCatagaattcatactggagagaaaccatatgaaTGTAGTcagtgtgggaaagcctttaCTTCAATATCACGACTAAGTAGACACCacagaattcatactggagagaaaccttttaATTGTAATGAGTGTGGAAAGGTGTTTAGTTACCACTCAGCCCTTATTatacatcagagaattcacactggTGAGAAACCTTATGCCTGTaaagaatgtgggaaagcctttagcCAAAGCTCAGCTCTTATACAACATCAAagaattcacactggagaaaaaccctacaaatgtaatgaatgtgggaaagctTTCTCCTGGATTTCACGGCTTAATATACACAACAGAatccatactggagagaaaccatataattgtaaggaatgtggaaaagctttcagttcGCACTCAGCAGTTAATACTCATCGAAAAATTCATACcggagagaaaccttataaatgtaatGACTGTGAAAAAGCTTTCAACCAAAGCTCAGCACTCATTCagcaccagagaattcatactggagagaaaccatataattGTAAAgtatgtgggaaagcctttagaCAAAGTTCATCCCTTATGACACACATGAGAATTCATACAGGAGAAAAGCcctataaatgtaaagaatgtgggaaagctttcagtcAGAGCTCGTCTCTTACAAATCATCAGAGGACTCATactggagaaaaactattaagttAA